The following coding sequences are from one Oscarella lobularis chromosome 19, ooOscLobu1.1, whole genome shotgun sequence window:
- the LOC136198610 gene encoding low-density lipoprotein receptor-related protein 5-like isoform X3 produces MRRQSHIPLFVALAVVVVTTIEAMDPTPTTKAAIPDKFLIVAETTSLRLVTPNGSLVTTIQNTQTQRVVGVAHDVDTQTVFWTDTALKAIFSSNVDGTNVRTIVSRLVIPSGVAYDPSAKHVYFSDSSLNVIGVATLDGSYSVPLISTDLVEPRSIILQPSMGYMYWIDLGSKAKIERAFMSGNNRMALIEGYDLGWPNGLTISGKRLYWIDGKADKMESSDLDGNNRQVILTFSANIHPFGMAITSETIYFTDRYARVVYGRPMSDSLSKLELSVVMRTRSTPYGLSLYRADESATVNRCSQNNGDCEQMCLAEPTGRICAGVSCDEPDTIIFLVVNDEIHGYVLRNGALQPAIAPITTVKKPLSVTVDPTTKMLYVMDITDRAIVEVTKDGQKRLVLDDHPLSHAENIAVDYVSKVLYYTDRATNIIGVVSVKGDWRKTLIGGLDKPRGLKLDIAEGMIYWSNWGSVPKIERVSMTGERRQVLVSTLIVWPNGITLDLAKRFLYWADARLDRIEVCNFDGTNRRLIGTYSQVHPYALDIYGDLLIWSDWQHNKVGSVNIDGGNFKVFVAPHVSFGRPAGLSVYNSSAPIATSACSNNDCSSNQVCVPENSALYQCVCKFGNYNPSTGKCDRKEKIKDSP; encoded by the exons ATGCGAAGGCAATCTCACATTCCTCTTTTCGTTgctctcgccgtcgttgtcgtgaCGACAATCGAGGCAATGGATCCAACTCCTACAACTAAAGCAGCAA TTCCAGACAAATTTCTCATTGTCGCTGAAACCACTTCCCTGCGGCTCGTGACTCCGAACGGCTCCCTGGTCACGACAATCCAGAACACGCAAACgcaacgcgtcgtcggcgtcgcgcacgacgtcgacacgcAGACTGTTTTCTGGACGGACACTGCTCTCAAAGCGATTTTCAGCTCGAACGTTGACGGcacgaacgttcgaacgatcGTCTCGCGACTCGTTATACCGAGCGGAGTCGCCTACGATCCATCGGCCAAGCACGTCTATTTCTCCGACTCGAGCTTAAATGTAATCGGCGTCGCAACGTTAGACGGTAGTTATTCGGTGCCGCTCATCAGCACTGATCTCGTCGAACCACGTTCAATTATTCTCCAACCGTCGATGGG GTATATGTACTGGATTGATTTGGGATCGAAAGCCAAAATCGAACGAGCGTTTATGAGCGGCAATAATCGAATGGCGTTAATTGAGGGGTATGACCTCGGCTGGCCCAACGGATTGACGATATCTGGCAAACGTCTCTATTGGATCGACGGAAAGGCGGACAAG ATGGAGTCGAGCGACCTCGATGGGAACAATCGTCAGGTGATTTTGACCTTTTCCGCGAACATTCACCCTTTCGGAATGGCGATCACTTCGGAGACGATCTATTTTACGGATCGTTACGCTCGCGTCGTGTACGGCCGGCCGATGAGCGACAGTCTAAGCAAATTGGAACTCAGCGTCGTCATGAGGACGAGATCGACGCCTTACGGCCTTTCGCTCTACCGCGCGGACGAGAGCGCAACCG tgaACCGTTGCTCGCAGAACAATGGTGATTGTGAACAAATGTGCCTTGCTGAGCCGACGGGACGGATATGTGCCGGCGTGTCGTGCGACG AGCCCGACACTATtatctttctcgtcgtaaACGACGAGATTCACGGATACGTGTTGAGAAACGGCGCACTTCAACCGGCGATAGCGCCGATTACGACCGTCAAGAAGCCCCTCTCGGTCACCGTCGacccgacgacgaagatgttATACGTTATGGACATAACAGACAGGGCGATTGTCGAAGTGACGAAAGACGGCCAAAAGCgactcgttctcgacgatcaTCCTCTGTCCCATGCGGAAAACATCGCCGTCGACTACGTCAGCAAAGTGCTCTACTATACGGACCGAGCGACTAATATTATCGGCGTCGTCAGCGTGAAGGGCGATTGGCGGAAGACGCTTATCGGTGGTTTGGACAAGCCGCGTGGGTTGAAGTTGGATATTGCGGAAGG GATGATTTATTGGTCGAATTGGGGTTCTGTGCCGAAAATTGAACGTGTTTCAATGACGGGGGAACGTCGTCAGGTGCTCGTATCCACGCTAATCGTATGGCCCAACGGGATCACTCTTGACTTGGCCAAAAGATTTCTCTACTGGGCCGATGCTAGATTGGATAGa ATCGAAGTCTGCAATTTCGACGgaacaaatcgacgtctcATTGGCACGTACTCTCAAGTGCATCCCTACGCTTTGGACATATACGGCGACTTGCTCATCTGGTCTGACTGGCAACACAACAAGGTGGGATCAGTGAACATAGACGGCGGCAATTTCAAAGTCTTCGTTGCTCCGCACGTTTCCTTCGGGCGACCAGCCGGCCTAAGCGTCTACAATAGCTCCGCGCCAATCG CTACAAGTGCCTGTTCGAACAATGACTGTTCCTCGAATCAGGTTTGCGTGCCGGAGAACAGCGCGTTATACCAATGCGTCTGCAAATTCGGCAATTACAATCCATCGACGGGGAAGTGCGATCGTAaggagaaaatcaaagattctcCTTAG
- the LOC136198608 gene encoding uncharacterized protein isoform X1: MFDRFQDGATYLKQSDTQNQLFKGKLAVVCKDVSSGDSNSVLEEMVKKILEVLKTDMENNFVKNLYRGSFRVATSENFGKREFFESFVNIRKHFDTQQSLGSAKYTSELMKTVLAKIYLQDWTALDRTKINKVLILLRMNVEDAVWCGSLLDGNEIRPLGKFESDKEVVEDKELPMSLSAKDHGFVLYAAAAKDRSHLRERLIKGYCAINEKHIGTTDWCSSFRKQLTALVNRRISRVEKWIHLNTQVFKDDIDVTSLLLDTKLRLFSPLRQFWSLCEQKCQTCDRLCLEQSPHNKEDVYLHHDCHTNHKCEYKCSYFRDSSGKGVACGFPCGHCGGHTGKHQCKERKHICNTPCELSAYRGCKGSCSRKVDHVKAEDEQSRLHRCDAEIHCCNKKCDLSDCKNHCSLPYNHKGRHQCTMDYCPKSCVMHSCSNRCGSSNHFHSLDIRSIHICKTHEDCANESTFAGIRSELFGSRRFVTAHPIRRHVNQLQEELDRLRLRLQENERLLQISRRETEEERIRANEVHRAKDEERLQAEITLREKDELRMNLELEREQNRVAREQLEAQCDQLRQEKAEIQGVADEKSESLRKRHLLLEIPSEDVRMTSISLGSGAYGSVKMGYWRGSYVAVKSMHDLLDRGHYLELFQQEIGICSHARHPNVVSLCGVTTEDGVPARIITELLEGSVSDVIKASRRSAKRLSLREQVDMAVGFTAGIAYLHQLGPKGILHGDICPRNVVVSTLMEAKVCDLGAARFSEASKMISAGLLSPEYVAPERHVPGQHNTKEADICSLGVTLIEVMIGKRAAAESRRSQAVSVGHTTIKQLGLRMINTDPSQRPSAQDSLSVLETVVASDSYNDCPPKRLVKGKLHGEVEVRLVDQPWQTQYRPPWAN, from the exons ATGTTTGATCGTTTTCAAGATGGCGCCACATATTTGAAGCAGAGTGACACACAAAATCAACTTTTCAAAGGAAAGCTTGCTGTGGTCTGCAAAGACGTCTCTTCCGGAGATTCAAACTCCGTTCTAGAGGAAATGgtaaaaaaaattttagaaGTTCTCAAAACGGACATGGAGAATAACTTTGTGAAGAACTTATACCGAGGATCCTTCCGCGTTGCGACATCCGAAAATTTTGGAAAGCGGGAGTTTTTCGAGAGTTTTGTTAACAtcagaaaacattttgacACTCAGCAAAGTCTTGGGTCTGCGAAATATACATCTGAACTAATGAAAACCGTCCTTGCTAAAATTTATTTGCAAGACTGGACAGCTTTGGACAGAACGAAAATTAACAAAGTACTTATCTTGCTTAGAATGAATGTTGAAGATGCTGTTTGGTGTGGCTCCCTTCTTGATGGCAATGAGATAAGGCCACTAGGAAAATTTGAGTCTGACAAAGAAGTTGTTGAAGACAAGGAACTGCCGATGTCTTTATCGGCAAAGGATCACGGTTTCGTGCTGtatgctgctgctgcgaaAGACAGATCTCATCTAAGAGAACGCCTCATCAAGGGCTATTGTGCCATAAATGAAAAGCATATTGGGACGACGGATTGGTGCAGCTCTTTTAGGAAGCAACTGACGGCCCTTGTCAACAGAAGAATATCGAGAGTTGAAAAATGGATTCATCTTAACACTCAAGTTTTCAAGGACGATATCGACGTGACGAGTCTCCTTTTGGACACAAAGCTTAGACTCTTCTCCCCGCTCCGCCAGTTTTGGTCACTTTGCGAGCAAAAGTGTCAGACGTGTGACCGGCTTTGCTTAGAACAAAGTCCTCAcaacaaagaagacgtctATCTGCATCATGATTGTCACACAAACCACAAATGCGAGTACAAGTGTTCTTATTTCCGCGACTCCAGCGGGAAAGGTGTTGCGTGTGGTTTTCCCTGTGGTCATTGCGGCGGTCACACGGGCAAACATCAGTGCAAGGAAAGGAAGCACATTTGCAACACGCCATGCGAACTGTCAGCATATCGTGGGTGTAAAGGAAGCTGTTCGCGAAAGGTCGACCACGTCAAAGCAGAGGACGAGCAAAGCCGGTTGCACCGATGCGATGCAGAGATTCACTGTTGCAACAAGAAGTGCGATCTTTCGGACTGTAAAAATCACTGCTCCTTGCCGTACAATCACAAGGGAAGGCACCAATGTACTATGGACTATTGCCCAAAAAGTTGCGTCATGCATTCTTGCAGCAATCGATGTGGAAGTAGCAATCACTTTCATTCCTTGGACATACGATCAATTCACATTTGCAAAACGCACGAAGATTGCGCTAATGAGTCTACTTTCGCTGGGATCAGAAGTGAATTATTTGGgagtcgtcgatttgtcaCCGCGCATCCGATCAGGCGTCACGTGAATCAACTCCAGGAGGAGCTTGACCGACTTCGCCTGCGACTACAAGAAAATGAGCgacttcttcaaatttcgagaagagaaactgaGGAGGAGCGAATTCGCGCTAATGAAGTCCACAGAGCAAAAGACGAGGAAAGACTCCAAGCTGAGATCACTttaagagaaaaagacgagttGCGAATGAATTTAG AACTGGAGCGCGAGCAGAATCGAGTAGCAAGGGAGCAACTTGAGGCACAGTGCGACCAGTTGAGACAGGAGAAAGCTGAAATCCAAGGCGTTGCGGACGAGAAATCCGAAAGTCTGCGAAAAAGACACCTACTCCTGGAGATTCCCTCTGAAGATGTTCGAATGACAAGTATCAGCCTCGGAAGCGGTGCTTATGGAA GCGTAAAGATGGGCTATTGGCGGGGCAGCTACGTTGCAGTAAAAAGTATGCACGATTTACTGGACCGCGGCCATTACCTGGAGTTGTTCCAGCAAGAAATTGGCATATGTAGTCATGCTCGTCATCCTAACGTAGTGTCATTGTGCGGTGTGACGACCGAAGACGGCGTTCCCGCTCGAATTATTACTGAACTTTTAGAGGGTTCTGTATCGGACGTCATCAAAGCATCTCGTCGATCGGCAAAACGTCTCTCGTTGAGAGAACAGGTTGACATGGCTGTCGGCTTTACGGCTGGAATCGCTTATCTGCATCAGCTCGGTCCTAAAGGTATTTTACACGGAGACATTTGTCCTAGAAACGTCGTAGTCAGTACTTTAATGGAAGCCAAGGTATGCGACCTAGGAGCGGCTCGATTTTCCGAAGCATCTAAGATGATCTCAGCTGGTCTATTGAGCCCTGAGTATGTGGCTCCGGAAAGGCACGTGCCCGGTCAGCATAATACGAAAGAGGCGGATATTTGCAGTTTAGGCGTGACTCTCATTGAAGTGATGATAGGGAAGCGGGCGGCTGCGGAAAGCAGACGATCTCAGGCGGTTAGCGTTGGGCATACCACAATCAAGCAACTTGGCCTTCGAATGATTAATACGGACCCATCCCAAAGACCGTCGGCTCAAGATTCTTTGAGTGTCTTGGAAACTGTTGTAGCATCTGATTCGTACAACGACTGTCCTCCGAAGAGACTCGTGAAAGGAAAATTGCATGGGGAAGTGGAAGTGCGTTTGGTGGATCAGCCGTGGCAGACGCAGTATCGACCGCCTTGGGCGAATTAG
- the LOC136198610 gene encoding low-density lipoprotein receptor-related protein 5-like isoform X1 produces MIDYHLFKFLFPLLARVRMTKLALFVRLLFCPFWGSCQHVIPLVPDKFLIVAETTSLRLVTPNGSLVTTIQNTQTQRVVGVAHDVDTQTVFWTDTALKAIFSSNVDGTNVRTIVSRLVIPSGVAYDPSAKHVYFSDSSLNVIGVATLDGSYSVPLISTDLVEPRSIILQPSMGYMYWIDLGSKAKIERAFMSGNNRMALIEGYDLGWPNGLTISGKRLYWIDGKADKMESSDLDGNNRQVILTFSANIHPFGMAITSETIYFTDRYARVVYGRPMSDSLSKLELSVVMRTRSTPYGLSLYRADESATVNRCSQNNGDCEQMCLAEPTGRICAGVSCDEPDTIIFLVVNDEIHGYVLRNGALQPAIAPITTVKKPLSVTVDPTTKMLYVMDITDRAIVEVTKDGQKRLVLDDHPLSHAENIAVDYVSKVLYYTDRATNIIGVVSVKGDWRKTLIGGLDKPRGLKLDIAEGMIYWSNWGSVPKIERVSMTGERRQVLVSTLIVWPNGITLDLAKRFLYWADARLDRIEVCNFDGTNRRLIGTYSQVHPYALDIYGDLLIWSDWQHNKVGSVNIDGGNFKVFVAPHVSFGRPAGLSVYNSSAPIATSACSNNDCSSNQVCVPENSALYQCVCKFGNYNPSTGKCDRKEKIKDSP; encoded by the exons ATGATAGACTATCATCTCTTCAAATTCCTTTTCCCTCTCCTCGCACGCGTTAGAATGACAAAGCTAGCCCTTTTTGTTCGCCTTTTGTTTTGCCCTTTTTGGGGTTCATGCCAACACGTCATCCCATTAGTTCCAGACAAATTTCTCATTGTCGCTGAAACCACTTCCCTGCGGCTCGTGACTCCGAACGGCTCCCTGGTCACGACAATCCAGAACACGCAAACgcaacgcgtcgtcggcgtcgcgcacgacgtcgacacgcAGACTGTTTTCTGGACGGACACTGCTCTCAAAGCGATTTTCAGCTCGAACGTTGACGGcacgaacgttcgaacgatcGTCTCGCGACTCGTTATACCGAGCGGAGTCGCCTACGATCCATCGGCCAAGCACGTCTATTTCTCCGACTCGAGCTTAAATGTAATCGGCGTCGCAACGTTAGACGGTAGTTATTCGGTGCCGCTCATCAGCACTGATCTCGTCGAACCACGTTCAATTATTCTCCAACCGTCGATGGG GTATATGTACTGGATTGATTTGGGATCGAAAGCCAAAATCGAACGAGCGTTTATGAGCGGCAATAATCGAATGGCGTTAATTGAGGGGTATGACCTCGGCTGGCCCAACGGATTGACGATATCTGGCAAACGTCTCTATTGGATCGACGGAAAGGCGGACAAG ATGGAGTCGAGCGACCTCGATGGGAACAATCGTCAGGTGATTTTGACCTTTTCCGCGAACATTCACCCTTTCGGAATGGCGATCACTTCGGAGACGATCTATTTTACGGATCGTTACGCTCGCGTCGTGTACGGCCGGCCGATGAGCGACAGTCTAAGCAAATTGGAACTCAGCGTCGTCATGAGGACGAGATCGACGCCTTACGGCCTTTCGCTCTACCGCGCGGACGAGAGCGCAACCG tgaACCGTTGCTCGCAGAACAATGGTGATTGTGAACAAATGTGCCTTGCTGAGCCGACGGGACGGATATGTGCCGGCGTGTCGTGCGACG AGCCCGACACTATtatctttctcgtcgtaaACGACGAGATTCACGGATACGTGTTGAGAAACGGCGCACTTCAACCGGCGATAGCGCCGATTACGACCGTCAAGAAGCCCCTCTCGGTCACCGTCGacccgacgacgaagatgttATACGTTATGGACATAACAGACAGGGCGATTGTCGAAGTGACGAAAGACGGCCAAAAGCgactcgttctcgacgatcaTCCTCTGTCCCATGCGGAAAACATCGCCGTCGACTACGTCAGCAAAGTGCTCTACTATACGGACCGAGCGACTAATATTATCGGCGTCGTCAGCGTGAAGGGCGATTGGCGGAAGACGCTTATCGGTGGTTTGGACAAGCCGCGTGGGTTGAAGTTGGATATTGCGGAAGG GATGATTTATTGGTCGAATTGGGGTTCTGTGCCGAAAATTGAACGTGTTTCAATGACGGGGGAACGTCGTCAGGTGCTCGTATCCACGCTAATCGTATGGCCCAACGGGATCACTCTTGACTTGGCCAAAAGATTTCTCTACTGGGCCGATGCTAGATTGGATAGa ATCGAAGTCTGCAATTTCGACGgaacaaatcgacgtctcATTGGCACGTACTCTCAAGTGCATCCCTACGCTTTGGACATATACGGCGACTTGCTCATCTGGTCTGACTGGCAACACAACAAGGTGGGATCAGTGAACATAGACGGCGGCAATTTCAAAGTCTTCGTTGCTCCGCACGTTTCCTTCGGGCGACCAGCCGGCCTAAGCGTCTACAATAGCTCCGCGCCAATCG CTACAAGTGCCTGTTCGAACAATGACTGTTCCTCGAATCAGGTTTGCGTGCCGGAGAACAGCGCGTTATACCAATGCGTCTGCAAATTCGGCAATTACAATCCATCGACGGGGAAGTGCGATCGTAaggagaaaatcaaagattctcCTTAG
- the LOC136198610 gene encoding low-density lipoprotein receptor-related protein 5-like isoform X2, with translation MIDYHLFKFLFPLLARVRMTKLALFVRLLFCPFWGSCQHVIPLVPDKFLIVAETTSLRLVTPNGSLVTTIQNTQTQRVVGVAHDVDTQTVFWTDTALKAIFSSNVDGTNVRTIVSRLVIPSGVAYDPSAKHVYFSDSSLNVIGVATLDGSYSVPLISTDLVEPRSIILQPSMGYMYWIDLGSKAKIERAFMSGNNRMALIEGYDLGWPNGLTISGKRLYWIDGKADKMESSDLDGNNRQVILTFSANIHPFGMAITSETIYFTDRYARVVYGRPMSDSLSKLELSVVMRTRSTPYGLSLYRADESATVNRCSQNNGDCEQMCLAEPTGRICAGVSCDEPDTIIFLVVNDEIHGYVLRNGALQPAIAPITTVKKPLSVTVDPTTKMLYVMDITDRAIVEVTKDGQKRLVLDDHPLSHAENIAVDYVSKVLYYTDRATNIIGVVSVKGDWRKTLIGGLDKPRGLKLDIAEGMIYWSNWGSVPKIERVSMTGERRQVLVSTLIVWPNGITLDLAKRFLYWADARLDRIEVCNFDGTNRRLIGTYSQVHPYALDIYGDLLIWSDWQHNKVGSVNIDGGNFKVFVAPHVSFGRPAGLSVYNSSAPIATSACSNNDCSSNQVCVPENSALYQCVCKFGNYNPSTGKCDRPS, from the exons ATGATAGACTATCATCTCTTCAAATTCCTTTTCCCTCTCCTCGCACGCGTTAGAATGACAAAGCTAGCCCTTTTTGTTCGCCTTTTGTTTTGCCCTTTTTGGGGTTCATGCCAACACGTCATCCCATTAGTTCCAGACAAATTTCTCATTGTCGCTGAAACCACTTCCCTGCGGCTCGTGACTCCGAACGGCTCCCTGGTCACGACAATCCAGAACACGCAAACgcaacgcgtcgtcggcgtcgcgcacgacgtcgacacgcAGACTGTTTTCTGGACGGACACTGCTCTCAAAGCGATTTTCAGCTCGAACGTTGACGGcacgaacgttcgaacgatcGTCTCGCGACTCGTTATACCGAGCGGAGTCGCCTACGATCCATCGGCCAAGCACGTCTATTTCTCCGACTCGAGCTTAAATGTAATCGGCGTCGCAACGTTAGACGGTAGTTATTCGGTGCCGCTCATCAGCACTGATCTCGTCGAACCACGTTCAATTATTCTCCAACCGTCGATGGG GTATATGTACTGGATTGATTTGGGATCGAAAGCCAAAATCGAACGAGCGTTTATGAGCGGCAATAATCGAATGGCGTTAATTGAGGGGTATGACCTCGGCTGGCCCAACGGATTGACGATATCTGGCAAACGTCTCTATTGGATCGACGGAAAGGCGGACAAG ATGGAGTCGAGCGACCTCGATGGGAACAATCGTCAGGTGATTTTGACCTTTTCCGCGAACATTCACCCTTTCGGAATGGCGATCACTTCGGAGACGATCTATTTTACGGATCGTTACGCTCGCGTCGTGTACGGCCGGCCGATGAGCGACAGTCTAAGCAAATTGGAACTCAGCGTCGTCATGAGGACGAGATCGACGCCTTACGGCCTTTCGCTCTACCGCGCGGACGAGAGCGCAACCG tgaACCGTTGCTCGCAGAACAATGGTGATTGTGAACAAATGTGCCTTGCTGAGCCGACGGGACGGATATGTGCCGGCGTGTCGTGCGACG AGCCCGACACTATtatctttctcgtcgtaaACGACGAGATTCACGGATACGTGTTGAGAAACGGCGCACTTCAACCGGCGATAGCGCCGATTACGACCGTCAAGAAGCCCCTCTCGGTCACCGTCGacccgacgacgaagatgttATACGTTATGGACATAACAGACAGGGCGATTGTCGAAGTGACGAAAGACGGCCAAAAGCgactcgttctcgacgatcaTCCTCTGTCCCATGCGGAAAACATCGCCGTCGACTACGTCAGCAAAGTGCTCTACTATACGGACCGAGCGACTAATATTATCGGCGTCGTCAGCGTGAAGGGCGATTGGCGGAAGACGCTTATCGGTGGTTTGGACAAGCCGCGTGGGTTGAAGTTGGATATTGCGGAAGG GATGATTTATTGGTCGAATTGGGGTTCTGTGCCGAAAATTGAACGTGTTTCAATGACGGGGGAACGTCGTCAGGTGCTCGTATCCACGCTAATCGTATGGCCCAACGGGATCACTCTTGACTTGGCCAAAAGATTTCTCTACTGGGCCGATGCTAGATTGGATAGa ATCGAAGTCTGCAATTTCGACGgaacaaatcgacgtctcATTGGCACGTACTCTCAAGTGCATCCCTACGCTTTGGACATATACGGCGACTTGCTCATCTGGTCTGACTGGCAACACAACAAGGTGGGATCAGTGAACATAGACGGCGGCAATTTCAAAGTCTTCGTTGCTCCGCACGTTTCCTTCGGGCGACCAGCCGGCCTAAGCGTCTACAATAGCTCCGCGCCAATCG CTACAAGTGCCTGTTCGAACAATGACTGTTCCTCGAATCAGGTTTGCGTGCCGGAGAACAGCGCGTTATACCAATGCGTCTGCAAATTCGGCAATTACAATCCATCGACGGGGAAGTGCGATC gtccGTCTtag
- the LOC136198608 gene encoding uncharacterized protein isoform X2 yields the protein MFDRFQDGATYLKQSDTQNQLFKGKLAVVCKDVSSGDSNSVLEEMVKKILEVLKTDMENNFVKNLYRGSFRVATSENFGKREFFESFVNIRKHFDTQQSLGSAKYTSELMKTVLAKIYLQDWTALDRTKINKVLILLRMNVEDAVWCGSLLDGNEIRPLGKFESDKEVVEDKELPMSLSAKDHGFVLYAAAAKDRSHLRERLIKGYCAINEKHIGTTDWCSSFRKQLTALVNRRISRVEKWIHLNTQVFKDDIDVTSLLLDTKLRLFSPLRQFWSLCEQKCQTCDRLCLEQSPHNKEDVYLHHDCHTNHKCEYKCSYFRDSSGKGVACGFPCGHCGGHTGKHQCKERKHICNTPCELSAYRGCKGSCSRKVDHVKAEDEQSRLHRCDAEIHCCNKKCDLSDCKNHCSLPYNHKGRHQCTMDYCPKSCVMHSCSNRCGSSNHFHSLDIRSIHICKTHEDCANESTFAGIRSELFGSRRFVTAHPIRRHVNQLQEELDRLRLRLQENERLLQISRRETEEERIRANEVHRAKDEERLQAEITLREKDELRMNLELEREQNRVAREQLEAQCDQLRQEKAEIQGVADEKSESLRKRHLLLEIPSEDVRMTSISLGSGAYGSVKMGYWRGSYVAVKSMHDLLDRGHYLELFQQEIGICSHARHPNVVSLCGVTTEDGVPARIITELLEGSVSDVIKASRRSAKRLSLREQVDMAVGFTAGIAYLHQLGPKGILHGDICPRNVVVSTLMEAKVCDLGAARFSEASKMISAGLLSPEYVAPERRDSH from the exons ATGTTTGATCGTTTTCAAGATGGCGCCACATATTTGAAGCAGAGTGACACACAAAATCAACTTTTCAAAGGAAAGCTTGCTGTGGTCTGCAAAGACGTCTCTTCCGGAGATTCAAACTCCGTTCTAGAGGAAATGgtaaaaaaaattttagaaGTTCTCAAAACGGACATGGAGAATAACTTTGTGAAGAACTTATACCGAGGATCCTTCCGCGTTGCGACATCCGAAAATTTTGGAAAGCGGGAGTTTTTCGAGAGTTTTGTTAACAtcagaaaacattttgacACTCAGCAAAGTCTTGGGTCTGCGAAATATACATCTGAACTAATGAAAACCGTCCTTGCTAAAATTTATTTGCAAGACTGGACAGCTTTGGACAGAACGAAAATTAACAAAGTACTTATCTTGCTTAGAATGAATGTTGAAGATGCTGTTTGGTGTGGCTCCCTTCTTGATGGCAATGAGATAAGGCCACTAGGAAAATTTGAGTCTGACAAAGAAGTTGTTGAAGACAAGGAACTGCCGATGTCTTTATCGGCAAAGGATCACGGTTTCGTGCTGtatgctgctgctgcgaaAGACAGATCTCATCTAAGAGAACGCCTCATCAAGGGCTATTGTGCCATAAATGAAAAGCATATTGGGACGACGGATTGGTGCAGCTCTTTTAGGAAGCAACTGACGGCCCTTGTCAACAGAAGAATATCGAGAGTTGAAAAATGGATTCATCTTAACACTCAAGTTTTCAAGGACGATATCGACGTGACGAGTCTCCTTTTGGACACAAAGCTTAGACTCTTCTCCCCGCTCCGCCAGTTTTGGTCACTTTGCGAGCAAAAGTGTCAGACGTGTGACCGGCTTTGCTTAGAACAAAGTCCTCAcaacaaagaagacgtctATCTGCATCATGATTGTCACACAAACCACAAATGCGAGTACAAGTGTTCTTATTTCCGCGACTCCAGCGGGAAAGGTGTTGCGTGTGGTTTTCCCTGTGGTCATTGCGGCGGTCACACGGGCAAACATCAGTGCAAGGAAAGGAAGCACATTTGCAACACGCCATGCGAACTGTCAGCATATCGTGGGTGTAAAGGAAGCTGTTCGCGAAAGGTCGACCACGTCAAAGCAGAGGACGAGCAAAGCCGGTTGCACCGATGCGATGCAGAGATTCACTGTTGCAACAAGAAGTGCGATCTTTCGGACTGTAAAAATCACTGCTCCTTGCCGTACAATCACAAGGGAAGGCACCAATGTACTATGGACTATTGCCCAAAAAGTTGCGTCATGCATTCTTGCAGCAATCGATGTGGAAGTAGCAATCACTTTCATTCCTTGGACATACGATCAATTCACATTTGCAAAACGCACGAAGATTGCGCTAATGAGTCTACTTTCGCTGGGATCAGAAGTGAATTATTTGGgagtcgtcgatttgtcaCCGCGCATCCGATCAGGCGTCACGTGAATCAACTCCAGGAGGAGCTTGACCGACTTCGCCTGCGACTACAAGAAAATGAGCgacttcttcaaatttcgagaagagaaactgaGGAGGAGCGAATTCGCGCTAATGAAGTCCACAGAGCAAAAGACGAGGAAAGACTCCAAGCTGAGATCACTttaagagaaaaagacgagttGCGAATGAATTTAG AACTGGAGCGCGAGCAGAATCGAGTAGCAAGGGAGCAACTTGAGGCACAGTGCGACCAGTTGAGACAGGAGAAAGCTGAAATCCAAGGCGTTGCGGACGAGAAATCCGAAAGTCTGCGAAAAAGACACCTACTCCTGGAGATTCCCTCTGAAGATGTTCGAATGACAAGTATCAGCCTCGGAAGCGGTGCTTATGGAA GCGTAAAGATGGGCTATTGGCGGGGCAGCTACGTTGCAGTAAAAAGTATGCACGATTTACTGGACCGCGGCCATTACCTGGAGTTGTTCCAGCAAGAAATTGGCATATGTAGTCATGCTCGTCATCCTAACGTAGTGTCATTGTGCGGTGTGACGACCGAAGACGGCGTTCCCGCTCGAATTATTACTGAACTTTTAGAGGGTTCTGTATCGGACGTCATCAAAGCATCTCGTCGATCGGCAAAACGTCTCTCGTTGAGAGAACAGGTTGACATGGCTGTCGGCTTTACGGCTGGAATCGCTTATCTGCATCAGCTCGGTCCTAAAGGTATTTTACACGGAGACATTTGTCCTAGAAACGTCGTAGTCAGTACTTTAATGGAAGCCAAGGTATGCGACCTAGGAGCGGCTCGATTTTCCGAAGCATCTAAGATGATCTCAGCTGGTCTATTGAGCCCTGAGTATGTGGCTCCGGAAAG GCGTGACTCTCATTGA